The bacterium genome contains a region encoding:
- the der_2 gene encoding GTPase Der has product MSTATTPAPSPPSPRGEDARRQAALGTAPEGSATQPLIAIVGNPNVGKSVVFHLLTGQYVVVSNYPGTTIEISRGKATLGVHQVRVYDTPGMYSLLPVTEEERIARRILLEEHPAVVVHVVDAKNLSRMLPFTLQLLEAGLPVILVVNLLDEATQAGYTIELEPLRQRLGIPVLGMTAIRGTGLAALQAELIRQLDAQVGQRGGA; this is encoded by the coding sequence ATGTCGACCGCAACTACGCCCGCCCCGTCTCCCCCTTCGCCGCGTGGCGAAGATGCCAGGCGGCAGGCTGCCCTCGGGACTGCTCCCGAGGGGAGCGCTACCCAGCCCCTCATCGCGATTGTGGGCAATCCCAACGTGGGCAAGAGTGTCGTCTTTCATCTCCTCACCGGTCAGTATGTGGTCGTCTCAAACTATCCGGGAACCACCATTGAGATTTCCAGAGGCAAAGCGACCCTGGGCGTACATCAGGTCCGGGTCTATGACACGCCGGGGATGTACTCCCTGTTGCCGGTCACCGAGGAAGAGCGGATTGCACGTCGCATTCTCCTGGAAGAGCATCCGGCGGTAGTCGTGCATGTCGTGGACGCCAAGAATCTCAGCCGGATGCTCCCCTTCACGTTGCAGTTGCTGGAAGCGGGACTCCCGGTGATCCTGGTAGTGAACCTTCTCGATGAAGCGACCCAGGCGGGCTACACCATCGAGCTGGAGCCGCTGCGGCAGCGACTCGGCATCCCCGTGCTGGGAATGACAGCCATTCGGGGCACCGGCCTTGCGGCGCTCCAGGCTGAACTCATCCGGCAACTCGATGCCCAGGTCGGGCAGCGGGGTGGCGCGTAA
- the inlA gene encoding Internalin-A: MTRITLWLVARCLVVGLLLLMGCQRSGTTPRAAGPIPDPTLAEVVSRLVGLPAVEVTATHLASIETLTVPPQAEPKVNALKGLEGCTTLRTLILQEQAVRDLAPLRSLPSLTGLNLEGNGIADIDPLGSCTGLVWLHLGRNEIADIAPLGEMTSLELLNLQNNAIASVVPLAGCSALADLNLRNNQLTSLEGLGQLKELKQVLLGGNPLTSLKPLIDNPGFTLNDRLVLDSTQAETLEKDIQALKTKGVMIVVIDNTAPAAP; the protein is encoded by the coding sequence ATGACCCGCATCACACTCTGGCTCGTTGCCCGCTGCCTCGTCGTCGGTCTCCTGCTCCTGATGGGATGTCAGCGCTCCGGAACGACGCCCCGGGCTGCGGGGCCGATCCCGGATCCGACCCTGGCCGAGGTAGTCAGCCGGCTGGTCGGTCTCCCCGCCGTCGAAGTGACCGCCACTCATCTCGCCAGCATCGAAACGCTGACTGTCCCTCCGCAAGCGGAGCCCAAAGTCAATGCGCTCAAAGGACTGGAAGGCTGTACCACCCTGCGGACCCTCATCCTGCAGGAGCAGGCGGTCCGTGATCTGGCACCCTTGCGGAGTCTCCCCAGTCTCACGGGGCTGAACCTTGAGGGCAACGGTATCGCCGACATCGATCCCCTGGGGAGCTGTACCGGCCTGGTCTGGCTCCATCTGGGACGCAACGAGATCGCAGACATTGCCCCGTTGGGGGAGATGACATCGCTGGAACTCCTGAATTTGCAAAACAACGCCATCGCCAGTGTCGTGCCCCTGGCGGGCTGCTCCGCCCTGGCAGATCTCAATCTCCGGAACAATCAGCTCACGAGTCTTGAAGGGTTGGGGCAACTCAAAGAGCTGAAACAGGTGCTGCTCGGTGGGAATCCCCTGACTTCACTCAAACCACTCATCGACAATCCCGGCTTTACGCTCAACGACCGTCTGGTGCTCGACTCCACGCAGGCTGAAACGCTGGAAAAGGACATCCAGGCGCTGAAAACAAAGGGCGTCATGATCGTGGTCATCGACAACACAGCACCCGCCGCGCCCTAG